In one Staphylococcus lutrae genomic region, the following are encoded:
- a CDS encoding dihydrolipoamide acetyltransferase family protein: MYTYIMPDAGEGTHESEILKWFVAEGDSVTEDQPLLEIQSDKAVVELPSPVSGTIKKLYVPEGEMAIVGNPIADIDTGDGESSSQAEAPAAEATEATETADEKVAQETTEAAAVSVASDADDVRHLAIPRVRIYARKHQVDLRQVKGTGNHGKITIEDIDAYINGGGQSNESQPTAAQEQSAASEKVEAPKAAQPVISSEGDRVEKMTPLRKIIAKAMVDSKHTSPHVTVFDQVEVSALVDHRNRMKGIAKDKNIKLTYTAYFVKAIVATLKRFPELNASINMDKGEVLYHNYFNVGVATNTDNGLFVPVVTDADRLSLFEIAEKVTVLSEKAQSGQLSGADMGSGSMTLTNVGGAATGGVWSTPIINQPEIAILGVGRIEEMFVPDENRQPVLKPILKLSFAFDHRAIDGVLAQQAINTLKMYLNNPDLLLAEG, from the coding sequence ATGTACACATATATCATGCCAGATGCAGGTGAAGGCACACACGAAAGTGAGATTTTAAAATGGTTTGTTGCAGAAGGAGATAGCGTTACTGAAGACCAACCTTTGTTGGAGATTCAAAGTGATAAAGCAGTTGTTGAGCTCCCGAGTCCAGTGAGTGGTACGATTAAAAAACTTTATGTTCCAGAAGGTGAAATGGCAATTGTAGGAAATCCTATTGCGGACATTGATACAGGTGATGGAGAATCAAGCAGTCAAGCAGAAGCACCAGCTGCTGAGGCAACAGAAGCAACAGAAACAGCTGATGAAAAAGTTGCACAAGAAACAACTGAAGCGGCAGCTGTATCAGTGGCGTCGGATGCGGATGATGTTCGTCATTTAGCGATTCCTAGAGTGAGAATTTATGCACGTAAACATCAAGTCGACCTTCGTCAAGTGAAAGGGACAGGCAACCACGGAAAAATCACGATTGAAGATATTGATGCTTATATCAATGGTGGTGGTCAATCAAACGAATCACAACCAACTGCAGCACAAGAACAATCAGCGGCAAGCGAAAAAGTAGAAGCACCAAAAGCGGCACAACCAGTGATCAGTTCTGAAGGCGACAGAGTGGAGAAAATGACACCTTTGAGAAAAATTATTGCCAAAGCAATGGTGGACAGCAAACATACGTCTCCACATGTTACTGTATTCGATCAAGTAGAGGTTTCTGCGCTTGTTGATCATAGAAATAGAATGAAGGGCATTGCAAAAGACAAAAACATTAAATTAACTTACACAGCATATTTTGTGAAAGCTATTGTCGCAACATTAAAACGTTTCCCTGAACTCAACGCGTCGATTAATATGGATAAAGGGGAAGTCTTGTATCACAATTACTTTAATGTTGGTGTTGCAACAAACACAGATAACGGATTATTTGTTCCAGTTGTGACGGATGCCGATCGTTTAAGTTTATTTGAAATTGCTGAAAAAGTAACAGTACTTTCAGAAAAAGCGCAAAGTGGTCAATTAAGCGGTGCCGACATGGGCTCTGGTTCGATGACATTGACAAACGTTGGTGGTGCTGCAACAGGCGGTGTATGGTCTACGCCAATTATCAACCAACCTGAGATTGCGATTTTAGGTGTGGGACGTATTGAAGAAATGTTTGTTCCTGATGAAAATAGACAACCGGTATTGAAACCGATATTAAAATTATCATTTGCATTCGATCATCGTGCAATAGATGGTGTGTTAGCACAACAAGCAATCAACACATTGAAAATGTACTTAAATAATCCAGATTTGTTATTGGCGGAAGGATGA
- a CDS encoding alpha-ketoacid dehydrogenase subunit beta has protein sequence MSVKTLAQAITDGLDEVLKKDEKTLIFGEDIGLNGGVFRVTDGLQDKHGEARVFDTPLAESAILGICVGLVSEGFRPIPEIQFSGFILEAMDALVAQISRVRYRYGNTKSAPITIRAPYGGGVHTPELHSDSLEGIMAQVPGLRVVVPTTAYDAKGLLISSVESNDPVIFLEHLRLYRTVKDEVPDGYYTVPLDKAAVRKEGTDVTIVSYGLMATLAEKAAKKLEQEGISAEVIDLRTVAPFDMETITASIKKTHRVVVVQEAQRIAGIAGQLISEINERSFMDLDAPAMRVTGPDTVFPFGAAESVWLPGEKDIIEKVKEVVAY, from the coding sequence ATGAGTGTAAAAACTTTAGCACAAGCGATTACAGACGGATTAGATGAAGTTTTGAAAAAAGATGAGAAAACATTAATATTTGGTGAAGATATTGGTTTGAATGGAGGCGTATTCCGTGTAACAGATGGCCTTCAAGACAAACATGGTGAAGCGCGTGTGTTTGATACACCGCTTGCAGAATCGGCAATATTAGGGATTTGTGTTGGTTTAGTCAGTGAAGGTTTTAGACCAATCCCAGAAATTCAATTCTCTGGCTTTATATTAGAAGCGATGGATGCGCTTGTGGCACAAATTTCACGTGTCCGTTATCGCTATGGCAATACGAAAAGTGCTCCAATTACGATTCGTGCACCATATGGGGGTGGCGTTCATACACCTGAATTGCACTCAGACAGCTTAGAAGGCATTATGGCACAAGTTCCAGGACTTAGAGTGGTTGTTCCGACAACAGCTTATGATGCAAAAGGGTTACTAATTAGTTCAGTGGAATCTAATGACCCAGTTATTTTCCTTGAGCACTTAAGACTTTATAGAACAGTTAAAGATGAAGTGCCGGATGGTTACTACACGGTTCCTCTTGATAAAGCAGCAGTAAGAAAAGAAGGAACAGATGTAACGATTGTAAGTTACGGCCTCATGGCGACACTTGCTGAAAAAGCAGCTAAAAAATTAGAACAAGAAGGCATTAGTGCAGAAGTAATTGATTTAAGAACTGTGGCACCATTTGATATGGAAACGATTACTGCTTCAATCAAAAAGACGCATCGTGTCGTAGTGGTTCAAGAAGCACAACGTATTGCAGGTATTGCGGGTCAACTTATTTCAGAGATCAATGAACGTTCATTCATGGATTTAGATGCACCTGCAATGAGAGTGACAGGACCAGATACAGTATTCCCATTCGGCGCGGCTGAAAGTGTATGGTTACCTGGTGAGAAAGACATTATCGAAAAAGTAAAAGAAGTCGTGGCGTATTAA
- the pdhA gene encoding pyruvate dehydrogenase (acetyl-transferring) E1 component subunit alpha: MSNKLSEVNFHEIKASYNDSFEMIQVLNHEGKVVDKEAMKTISDEELVQLMKDIVWGRTLDERTILLNRQGALGNYATAGGQEASQLASIAAITKEDFFVPTYRDLGVLIKHGLPMYQAFLWYKGHVVGNQYAEDFNAYIPQVMVGGTLPPAAGVAIGKAFNDSKNVVLTFCGDGATSQGDFYEGLNFAGVYKAPLITVIQNNGYGISVPTVRQSATKSLAQKGIGVGVASISVDGMDPVAMYLAVKKAREYTVEGNGPVLIEALTYRFGPHTMSDDPKRYRSDEEVEEWRKKDPLTRLRIYLTEKGLWSQEQEDEVYEACKQEVKDAMAEMAKVPPQKVSTFLKNMYEVPPQNVKEQIEYYERKEQ; this comes from the coding sequence ATGAGTAATAAATTAAGTGAAGTAAATTTTCATGAAATTAAAGCGTCTTACAATGATTCATTCGAGATGATTCAAGTGTTAAACCACGAAGGAAAAGTGGTTGATAAGGAAGCGATGAAGACAATCAGTGATGAAGAATTGGTACAACTGATGAAAGACATCGTATGGGGGCGTACGCTTGATGAAAGAACGATTTTATTAAATAGACAAGGGGCGTTAGGGAACTACGCAACAGCAGGGGGACAAGAAGCTTCTCAACTTGCGTCTATCGCTGCGATCACTAAGGAAGACTTCTTTGTTCCGACATACCGTGATTTAGGTGTTTTAATTAAACATGGTTTACCGATGTACCAAGCCTTTTTATGGTACAAAGGGCACGTTGTAGGGAACCAATACGCAGAAGATTTTAATGCCTATATTCCTCAAGTTATGGTAGGGGGAACTTTACCTCCAGCTGCCGGTGTTGCAATCGGTAAAGCCTTTAACGATTCAAAAAATGTCGTCCTTACATTCTGTGGTGATGGTGCAACGAGTCAAGGTGACTTTTATGAAGGGTTGAACTTTGCGGGTGTGTATAAAGCACCGTTGATTACTGTTATCCAAAACAATGGTTATGGTATTTCTGTTCCTACAGTACGACAATCAGCGACGAAATCATTAGCACAAAAAGGGATTGGTGTTGGTGTGGCTTCAATTTCTGTAGACGGTATGGACCCTGTTGCGATGTACTTAGCCGTTAAAAAAGCACGTGAATATACGGTTGAAGGTAACGGCCCAGTGTTAATCGAAGCACTGACTTATCGATTCGGTCCACATACAATGAGTGATGATCCAAAACGTTATAGAAGTGACGAAGAAGTAGAAGAGTGGAGAAAGAAAGATCCATTAACACGCTTGAGAATCTACTTAACTGAAAAAGGATTATGGTCACAAGAACAAGAAGACGAAGTTTATGAAGCATGTAAACAAGAAGTTAAAGATGCAATGGCAGAAATGGCGAAAGTACCGCCACAAAAAGTAAGCACATTCTTAAAAAATATGTATGAAGTACCACCACAAAACGTAAAAGAACAAATTGAGTACTACGAAAGAAAGGAGCAATAA
- a CDS encoding LysR family transcriptional regulator, producing the protein MDIKQLKYFICVAENKNVSKAANMLFVSQPTLSQSLRKLESEIGAKLFIHHHKVFELTEIGQFIYERSKEIVNQFDAFCDELQRKVHNQSEILKVGLTSLFALQFMRQISKFIASHASVELYLTQDGSRRLQEKLLEGQIDVGLVSFPIIDSNIEMQALNTTTSGYDVAVAMPKNHPLAQRSTISFKDLANMDIAALNENFMIGKLIQERNAEQKLNLNIIFTHNDWEVLIHSIHELNAVTLLPWAYESYCNIEDIVWVPLADKKNYFPIGIATLQNKTITESMGTFIEYIKQN; encoded by the coding sequence ATGGATATTAAACAATTGAAATATTTCATTTGCGTGGCGGAAAATAAGAATGTGTCCAAAGCAGCGAATATGTTATTTGTTTCTCAACCGACGCTTTCACAAAGTTTACGCAAATTAGAATCAGAAATCGGTGCCAAACTGTTTATCCACCATCATAAAGTATTCGAACTTACAGAAATCGGTCAATTTATTTATGAGAGAAGCAAGGAGATTGTTAATCAATTTGATGCATTTTGCGATGAACTTCAGCGGAAAGTTCATAATCAATCGGAAATTCTCAAAGTAGGCTTAACATCATTATTCGCTTTACAGTTTATGCGCCAAATCTCAAAATTTATAGCGAGTCACGCAAGTGTCGAACTCTATTTAACCCAAGATGGCTCAAGAAGGTTGCAAGAAAAATTATTAGAAGGTCAAATTGATGTAGGCCTTGTCTCTTTCCCAATTATCGATTCAAATATTGAAATGCAAGCGTTAAATACGACAACGAGTGGCTATGATGTCGCAGTGGCCATGCCTAAAAATCATCCCCTTGCCCAACGCTCTACAATTTCATTTAAAGATCTAGCCAATATGGATATCGCAGCATTAAATGAAAATTTTATGATTGGAAAATTGATTCAAGAAAGAAATGCAGAACAAAAGCTGAATCTGAATATCATTTTCACACATAACGATTGGGAAGTTTTAATCCATAGTATTCATGAACTTAATGCTGTTACTCTTTTGCCATGGGCTTACGAATCTTATTGCAATATAGAGGATATTGTATGGGTTCCCCTAGCGGACAAAAAAAATTATTTTCCTATTGGGATCGCCACACTTCAGAATAAGACCATCACTGAATCTATGGGCACATTTATAGAATATATTAAACAAAATTAG
- a CDS encoding amidohydrolase family protein produces MKKIDLHSHYFSPGFIRYLDMYFDGKGAGVATPSFSIEAYLTFMDEMQIDYGVLSIAGPHHSAAPDDVMIDLTEDVNAYGSKLATQYPDKIGFFASVPLPLVDESVHAIERALDVHGAIGFTLPTHARGIYLGDPRLDPIFEALNARHAIVAIHPNEPQPINASIKTKVFTPLMEFFFDTTRAVIFMNQNRTFSKFPNIKWIVPHSGALLPVIAQRIQMGNAIFEYEEQPDDIAQTMKHLYFDVAGKVLPHQLPTLLTMVDENKIVYGSDTPYTINPVVKSLTEELVNTELLTDIQKNKMLYQNAKNLLHTAHG; encoded by the coding sequence ATGAAAAAAATTGATTTACATTCTCATTATTTTTCACCAGGGTTTATTCGATATCTCGATATGTATTTTGATGGCAAAGGTGCAGGCGTGGCGACGCCTTCGTTTTCGATTGAGGCATATCTAACATTTATGGACGAAATGCAAATTGATTATGGGGTGTTATCGATTGCAGGTCCACACCATAGTGCCGCACCAGACGATGTGATGATAGATTTGACGGAAGATGTGAATGCCTACGGTTCAAAATTGGCCACACAGTACCCCGATAAAATTGGTTTCTTTGCTTCTGTTCCACTCCCGCTTGTTGATGAGAGTGTGCATGCCATTGAACGGGCACTTGATGTACACGGAGCGATAGGTTTTACTTTACCTACGCATGCACGTGGTATTTATTTAGGAGACCCTCGATTAGACCCAATTTTTGAAGCGTTGAATGCACGCCATGCCATAGTGGCCATTCATCCGAATGAACCGCAACCGATCAATGCCTCGATTAAAACAAAAGTATTTACGCCGCTCATGGAATTTTTCTTTGATACGACAAGGGCAGTCATTTTTATGAATCAAAACCGGACATTTAGTAAGTTTCCTAATATTAAATGGATCGTACCGCACAGTGGCGCATTATTACCTGTCATTGCACAGCGTATACAAATGGGGAATGCGATTTTTGAGTATGAAGAACAACCGGATGATATTGCACAAACAATGAAACATTTATACTTTGATGTTGCAGGAAAAGTATTGCCACACCAACTTCCTACGTTACTTACAATGGTAGACGAAAACAAAATCGTTTACGGTTCAGACACACCTTACACGATTAATCCTGTTGTGAAATCATTGACAGAAGAACTGGTGAACACTGAGTTATTGACCGATATACAGAAAAATAAGATGTTGTATCAAAATGCTAAAAATCTATTGCACACAGCACATGGATAA
- a CDS encoding Cna B-type domain-containing protein: MGNHNARAQGSDISSRNVTSLTVSPKTVNDGSNFNIRVEFDDKAGKIHNGDTINVSWPTQGEAKIEGYNRTIDLTVKGQVVGQVVITTTGATITFNEQIEKLSDVSGFAEFTVQARNLTNTMQEDDKTATITAGGRSDTVTIHKGGSGTGSVFYYKTGDMLPEDPNHVRWFLNVNTGKNYSDQNMLIKDQIQGGQTLDVDSFNITIDGAHSHYFDGPNAIKDFEKYIPGSHITVDKANNTIEVLIPQGYVSKNSYSIHYKTTITNTTQATFDNHSQAWFKEYGQPEIKGESFNYSVNNISADAGITGTVKGELKILKKDKDTKTPIENVKFKLVKKDGSVVKDNEKEITLTTNAQGIADVKGLPVGEYIVTEIEAPEPYQFDKDQQYPFELKDTDTVGHFIEIENAKKVEPTKDVTATKVWKDAETQHPTIYFKLYQKGADGSETAVESAEIQSLTSGTTAVTWKNLPERDKNGQAIEYLVHEVDSAGNNSTPAGYTKEEKGLTVTNTKKPVEKTAVTVNKAWHDAGNQDGKRSNHVMVQLYKTVNGHDEKVGAPVRLDESQGWTYTWNDLVKLDDKDQAIDYTVKEESVPEGYQSTVKKEKENTFTITNAYTPEKTKVEGVKVWDDKDNQDGKRPEKVTVNLLANGEKVKSTEVNAQSNWQYAFEDLPKYADGKAITYTVTEDHVDNYSTTIEGTTITNHYTPGETTATVTKHWEDDNDQDGKRPGSIEAELYADGQPTGQKVTLNESNNWTHTWTKLAEKSQGKTVQYTVKELTQVTGYQTTEDQRDIGNLIITNAYTPEKTKIEGVKVWDDKDNQDGKRPEKVTVNLLANGEKVKSTEVNTKTSWKYAFEDLPKYADGKAITYTVTEDHVEDYSTTIEGTTITNHYTPGETTATVTKYWEDDNDQDGKRPGSIEVELYADGQATGQKATLNESNNWTHTWTKLAEKSQGETIHYTVKELTQVAGYQTIEDQRDIGNLIITNAYTPEKTKVEGVKVWDDKDNQDGKRPEKVTVNLLANGEKVKSTEVNAQSNWQYAFEDLPKYADGKAITYTVTEDHVDNYSTTIEGTTITNHYTPGETTATVTKHWEDDNDQDGKRPGSIEAELYADGQPTGQKATLNESNNWTHTWTKLAEKSQGKAVQYTVKELGDLEGYRVSMNIEDYGNMIITNTRTEVPKPDEPKTPDQPKPNKPEFPEPEKPTPNHPAPKQPEKPSMIGFLPETGQMILQSWVTWVFITFLFISGMILIIKRKKR; this comes from the coding sequence ATGGGCAATCACAATGCGCGCGCACAAGGCAGTGATATTTCCAGTAGGAACGTGACATCATTGACGGTGTCACCGAAAACAGTAAACGACGGCAGTAACTTTAATATTCGAGTTGAGTTTGATGATAAAGCGGGGAAAATACACAATGGTGACACGATTAATGTCAGCTGGCCGACACAAGGTGAAGCTAAAATAGAAGGTTATAATCGGACAATCGATTTGACAGTAAAAGGTCAAGTCGTTGGTCAAGTGGTCATCACGACAACAGGTGCAACAATTACATTTAATGAACAAATTGAAAAGCTGAGTGACGTTTCAGGCTTTGCAGAGTTTACAGTACAGGCTCGAAATTTGACGAATACGATGCAAGAAGACGATAAAACGGCAACGATTACTGCGGGTGGTCGTAGTGATACAGTGACGATTCATAAAGGGGGATCGGGCACAGGTAGCGTGTTTTATTATAAAACGGGAGACATGTTGCCAGAGGATCCTAATCATGTACGTTGGTTTTTAAATGTTAACACGGGTAAAAATTATTCAGATCAAAATATGTTAATCAAGGATCAAATTCAAGGTGGGCAAACTTTAGATGTTGATTCATTTAATATCACTATTGATGGCGCACACAGCCATTATTTTGATGGTCCTAATGCGATTAAAGACTTCGAGAAATATATCCCAGGTTCACATATTACGGTGGATAAAGCGAACAATACAATTGAAGTATTAATTCCACAAGGCTATGTTTCAAAAAACAGCTATTCAATTCATTACAAAACAACGATAACGAATACAACACAAGCAACATTCGACAACCATTCACAAGCATGGTTTAAAGAATACGGTCAACCAGAAATCAAGGGTGAGTCCTTTAATTATTCGGTTAATAATATTAGCGCGGATGCAGGCATTACGGGTACTGTAAAAGGGGAATTAAAGATTCTCAAAAAAGACAAAGACACGAAAACGCCTATTGAAAATGTTAAATTTAAATTAGTTAAAAAGGATGGCTCGGTTGTTAAAGATAATGAGAAAGAAATTACTTTAACAACGAACGCACAAGGTATTGCAGATGTTAAAGGTTTGCCAGTAGGAGAATATATTGTGACAGAAATTGAGGCTCCAGAACCGTATCAATTCGATAAAGATCAACAATATCCATTTGAATTAAAAGACACGGATACGGTAGGTCATTTTATAGAAATAGAAAATGCTAAAAAAGTAGAGCCGACTAAAGATGTGACAGCGACGAAAGTGTGGAAGGATGCGGAGACACAACATCCAACCATCTACTTTAAACTTTATCAAAAAGGGGCTGACGGTTCAGAAACAGCTGTTGAAAGCGCTGAAATTCAATCGTTAACATCAGGGACAACAGCGGTGACATGGAAGAACCTTCCTGAACGAGATAAAAATGGTCAAGCGATTGAATATCTTGTGCATGAAGTAGACAGTGCAGGGAATAATAGCACACCTGCAGGATATACTAAAGAAGAAAAAGGATTGACTGTGACGAACACGAAGAAACCTGTTGAAAAAACAGCGGTTACAGTGAATAAAGCATGGCACGACGCGGGTAATCAAGATGGGAAACGTTCAAACCATGTGATGGTGCAGTTATACAAAACCGTCAATGGTCATGATGAAAAAGTGGGTGCGCCAGTCAGACTAGATGAGAGTCAAGGATGGACGTACACTTGGAATGATTTAGTGAAACTTGATGATAAGGATCAAGCGATTGATTATACCGTTAAAGAAGAAAGTGTTCCAGAAGGCTATCAGTCCACAGTTAAAAAAGAAAAAGAAAATACGTTTACGATTACAAATGCCTATACACCAGAAAAGACAAAAGTAGAAGGTGTTAAAGTTTGGGATGATAAAGACAATCAAGATGGCAAACGTCCTGAAAAAGTGACGGTGAACTTATTAGCTAACGGTGAAAAAGTGAAATCGACAGAAGTGAATGCTCAGTCAAATTGGCAATATGCATTTGAAGACTTACCGAAATATGCTGACGGTAAAGCCATCACTTATACTGTGACGGAAGATCACGTAGACAATTATAGTACAACGATAGAAGGTACGACGATAACGAATCATTACACACCAGGAGAAACGACAGCGACAGTGACGAAACACTGGGAAGATGACAACGACCAAGATGGTAAGCGACCAGGATCCATTGAAGCGGAACTCTACGCGGATGGTCAACCGACAGGTCAAAAGGTGACATTGAATGAGTCGAACAATTGGACGCATACGTGGACGAAATTAGCAGAAAAAAGCCAAGGTAAAACGGTTCAATATACGGTGAAAGAATTAACACAAGTCACAGGCTATCAAACGACAGAGGATCAACGTGACATCGGAAATCTCATCATAACGAATGCTTATACGCCAGAAAAGACAAAAATAGAAGGTGTTAAAGTTTGGGATGATAAAGACAATCAAGATGGCAAACGTCCTGAAAAAGTGACGGTGAACTTATTAGCTAACGGTGAAAAAGTGAAATCGACAGAAGTGAATACCAAGACGAGCTGGAAATATGCATTTGAAGACTTACCGAAATATGCCGACGGTAAGGCCATCACTTATACTGTGACGGAAGATCATGTAGAAGACTATAGTACAACGATAGAAGGTACGACGATAACGAATCATTACACACCAGGAGAAACGACAGCGACAGTGACGAAATACTGGGAAGATGACAACGACCAAGATGGTAAGCGACCAGGATCCATTGAAGTGGAACTCTACGCGGATGGTCAGGCGACAGGTCAAAAGGCGACATTGAATGAGTCGAACAATTGGACGCATACGTGGACGAAATTAGCAGAAAAAAGCCAAGGTGAAACGATTCACTATACGGTAAAAGAATTAACACAAGTTGCAGGTTATCAAACGATAGAAGATCAACGTGATATCGGAAATCTCATCATAACAAATGCCTATACACCAGAAAAGACAAAAGTAGAAGGTGTTAAAGTTTGGGATGATAAAGACAATCAAGATGGCAAACGTCCTGAAAAAGTGACGGTGAACTTATTAGCTAACGGTGAAAAAGTGAAATCAACAGAAGTGAATGCTCAGTCAAATTGGCAATATGCATTTGAAGACTTACCGAAATATGCCGACGGTAAGGCCATCACTTATACTGTGACGGAAGATCACGTAGACAATTATAGTACAACGATAGAAGGCACGACGATAACGAATCATTACACACCAGGAGAAACGACAGCGACAGTGACGAAACACTGGGAAGATGACAACGACCAAGACGGTAAGCGACCAGGATCCATTGAAGCGGAACTCTATGCGGATGGTCAACCGACAGGTCAAAAGGCGACATTGAACGAGTCGAACAATTGGACGCATACGTGGACGAAATTAGCAGAAAAAAGCCAAGGTAAAGCGGTTCAATATACGGTGAAAGAGTTAGGTGACCTAGAGGGGTATCGTGTATCAATGAATATTGAAGACTACGGTAATATGATCATTACGAATACGCGAACAGAAGTCCCTAAACCGGATGAACCAAAAACGCCAGATCAGCCAAAACCGAATAAACCAGAGTTTCCTGAGCCAGAAAAACCTACACCAAATCATCCGGCACCCAAACAACCAGAAAAGCCAAGTATGATTGGGTTTTTACCAGAAACAGGTCAAATGATTTTACAATCATGGGTGACTTGGGTATTCATTACATTCTTGTTCATTTCGGGTATGATATTGATCATCAAACGAAAAAAACGATAG